The Lentzea guizhouensis genome contains a region encoding:
- a CDS encoding SDR family oxidoreductase: MKGHDLLADKVVVVTAAAGTGIGSATARRCLEEGATVVISDWHERRLKETHESLGAHHAISCDVTNEDQVQALVGETVERFGRIDVMVNNAGLGGEKPVVDMTDDEWSRVLDVTLNGTFRCTRAALRQMVVQRSGVVVNNSSVIGWRAQKGQAHYAAAKAGVMALTRCAAMDVAEHGIRVNAVAPSLAAHPFLSKVTSEELLTELASREAFGRAAEPWEVANVIVFLASDYSSYLTGEVVSVSSQHP, translated from the coding sequence GTGAAGGGCCACGACCTGCTCGCGGACAAGGTCGTCGTGGTCACCGCCGCGGCCGGGACGGGGATCGGCTCGGCCACCGCGCGCAGGTGCCTCGAAGAGGGCGCCACGGTCGTGATCAGCGACTGGCACGAGCGCCGTCTGAAGGAGACCCACGAGTCCCTCGGCGCCCACCACGCGATCTCGTGCGACGTCACGAACGAGGACCAGGTGCAGGCTCTGGTCGGCGAGACCGTCGAACGGTTCGGCCGGATCGACGTGATGGTCAACAACGCCGGTCTCGGTGGCGAGAAGCCGGTCGTCGACATGACCGACGACGAGTGGTCGCGCGTGCTGGACGTGACGCTGAACGGCACCTTCCGCTGCACCAGGGCCGCGTTGCGCCAAATGGTCGTCCAACGATCCGGTGTCGTCGTCAACAACTCCAGTGTGATCGGCTGGCGCGCGCAGAAGGGTCAAGCCCATTACGCCGCAGCGAAAGCCGGGGTCATGGCGTTGACCAGGTGCGCCGCGATGGACGTGGCCGAGCACGGCATCCGGGTGAACGCGGTCGCTCCGAGCTTGGCCGCGCACCCGTTCTTGAGCAAGGTCACCAGTGAGGAGTTGCTGACGGAGCTCGCGTCCAGGGAGGCGTTCGGGCGCGCCGCCGAGCCGTGGGAGGTCGCGAATGTGATCGTGTTCCTCGCGAGCGACTACTCGTCCTACCTGACGGGCGAGGTCGTCTCGGTGAGCAGTCAGCACCCGTGA
- a CDS encoding CoA-transferase subunit beta — protein sequence MSDVTRAEICVAACADLFAGAGETLASPMGLVPSLGARLARLTTEPDLLVSDGEAFLLTPESTVEGWLPYRKVFDVVAHGRRHVVMGANQVDRFGNQNISAIGDHARPTRQLLGFRGAPGNTINHRTSYWVPKHGTRVFVEKVDVVSGVGYDRAVGPFHDIHRVVTNLAVLDFATPDHAMRLVSVHPGVSVDEVQQQTSFPLVAGNVTETRLPTDEELELIRTRLDPDAKRDREVRS from the coding sequence ATGAGCGACGTCACGCGTGCCGAGATCTGCGTCGCGGCCTGCGCCGACCTCTTCGCCGGTGCCGGTGAGACGCTCGCGAGCCCGATGGGCCTGGTCCCCTCGCTCGGCGCCCGGCTGGCCAGGCTCACGACCGAGCCGGACCTGCTGGTGAGCGACGGCGAGGCGTTCCTGCTCACGCCGGAGTCCACTGTGGAGGGCTGGCTGCCGTACCGGAAGGTGTTCGACGTGGTCGCGCACGGCCGCAGGCACGTCGTGATGGGCGCGAACCAGGTCGACCGGTTCGGCAACCAGAACATCTCCGCGATCGGCGACCACGCGAGACCCACGCGGCAGCTGCTCGGGTTCCGCGGTGCCCCGGGCAACACCATCAACCACCGCACCAGCTACTGGGTGCCGAAGCACGGCACACGGGTGTTCGTCGAAAAGGTCGACGTGGTGTCCGGGGTGGGCTACGACCGCGCCGTCGGCCCGTTCCACGACATCCACCGCGTGGTCACGAACCTCGCCGTGCTCGACTTCGCCACCCCCGACCACGCGATGCGGCTGGTCTCGGTGCACCCCGGCGTGTCCGTGGACGAGGTGCAGCAGCAGACGTCGTTCCCGCTCGTCGCCGGCAACGTCACGGAGACCCGGCTGCCCACCGACGAGGAACTGGAGCTGATCCGCACCAGGCTCGACCCGGACGCCAAGCGGGACAGGGAAGTCCGGTCATGA
- a CDS encoding acyl-CoA dehydrogenase family protein, with product MDLDLDEATLEFRSEVRSWLRSHVRPLSSMDTADGFEEHRAWERSLAAERLSVVSWPAEYGGRDASLLQWLVFEEEYHAAGAPGRVSQNGIFLLAPTLFAFGTDEQRKRLLPAMACADEVWAQAWSEPESGSDLASLRSTAVRVDGGWSLRGQKTWSSRAAFADRAFGLFRTGPEGRHRGLTYLMFSLRAPGVTVHPIRQLGGEPGFAEIFLDDVFVPDCDVLGEVGDGWRVAMSTASSERGLTLRSPGRFCAAASRLVSLYRSRPDPALRERVVDAWIGAQAYRLHTFGALEQPPSGPEVSVTKVFWSELDVAIHETALDLLGEVAPDWRDGWVFSLSGPIYAGTNEIQRNVIAERILGLPR from the coding sequence ATGGACCTCGATCTGGACGAGGCCACGCTGGAGTTCCGTTCGGAGGTGCGGTCGTGGTTGCGGTCTCATGTCCGGCCGTTGTCCTCGATGGACACCGCTGACGGGTTCGAGGAGCACCGCGCGTGGGAACGCTCGCTGGCGGCTGAGCGGTTGTCGGTCGTGTCGTGGCCGGCGGAGTACGGCGGCCGGGACGCGTCGTTGTTGCAGTGGCTGGTGTTCGAGGAGGAGTACCACGCGGCGGGCGCTCCGGGGCGGGTGTCGCAGAACGGGATCTTCCTGCTGGCACCGACGTTGTTCGCGTTCGGCACCGACGAACAGCGCAAACGGCTGCTGCCCGCGATGGCGTGCGCGGACGAGGTGTGGGCGCAGGCGTGGTCGGAACCCGAGTCGGGGAGCGACCTGGCCTCGTTGCGCAGCACGGCGGTCCGGGTCGACGGCGGCTGGTCGTTGCGCGGGCAGAAGACGTGGAGCTCCCGGGCGGCGTTCGCCGACCGGGCGTTCGGGTTGTTCCGCACCGGGCCGGAGGGCCGTCATCGCGGGCTGACCTACCTGATGTTCTCGCTGCGAGCTCCCGGGGTCACCGTGCACCCGATCCGGCAGCTCGGCGGCGAGCCGGGGTTCGCGGAGATCTTCCTGGACGACGTGTTCGTGCCGGACTGCGACGTGCTCGGCGAGGTCGGCGACGGGTGGCGGGTCGCGATGAGCACCGCGAGCAGCGAGCGCGGGCTGACGTTGCGCAGTCCGGGCCGGTTCTGCGCTGCGGCCTCACGGCTGGTCTCGTTGTACCGGTCGCGGCCGGACCCGGCGTTGCGCGAACGGGTGGTGGACGCGTGGATCGGGGCGCAGGCGTACCGGCTGCACACGTTCGGCGCGCTTGAGCAGCCGCCGTCGGGGCCGGAGGTGAGCGTGACGAAGGTGTTCTGGTCGGAGCTGGACGTCGCGATCCACGAGACGGCGCTGGACCTCCTCGGCGAGGTGGCGCCGGACTGGCGGGACGGGTGGGTGTTCTCGCTGTCGGGCCCGATCTACGCGGGGACCAACGAGATCCAGCGCAACGTGATCGCCGAGCGGATCCTGGGGCTGCCGCGATGA
- a CDS encoding TetR/AcrR family transcriptional regulator, translated as MFAERGYGQTTVRDIADAAGILSGSLYHHFDSKESMVDEILRSFLDELFTRYREIVDAGLGPKQTLKALVVASFEAIDTRHAEVAIYQNETKHLAGLERFSYVDDRSVEFRKLWTVLLEDGIRAGVFRADLDVDLAYRFIRDTVWVAVRWYRPDGELSAETVAEEYLAILLDGIATRRQPKRSAAQSKN; from the coding sequence ATGTTCGCCGAACGCGGGTACGGGCAGACGACGGTGCGCGACATCGCGGACGCGGCGGGCATCCTGTCCGGCAGCCTCTACCACCACTTCGACTCGAAGGAGTCGATGGTGGACGAGATCCTGCGGTCGTTCCTCGACGAGCTGTTCACCCGCTACCGCGAGATCGTCGACGCGGGCCTCGGGCCGAAGCAGACGCTGAAGGCGCTGGTCGTGGCGTCGTTCGAGGCGATCGACACCCGCCACGCCGAGGTGGCGATCTACCAGAACGAGACCAAGCACCTGGCCGGGCTGGAGCGGTTCTCCTACGTCGACGACCGCAGCGTGGAGTTCCGCAAGCTGTGGACCGTGCTGCTGGAGGACGGCATCCGGGCCGGGGTGTTCCGCGCCGACCTCGACGTCGACCTCGCGTACCGGTTCATCCGCGACACGGTCTGGGTGGCCGTGCGCTGGTACCGGCCGGACGGCGAGCTGTCCGCGGAGACCGTCGCCGAGGAGTACCTGGCGATCCTGCTCGACGGGATCGCGACCAGGCGTCAGCCCAAGAGGTCAGCCGCGCAGTCGAAGAACTAG
- a CDS encoding NAD(P)H-dependent flavin oxidoreductase: MRTALTDLVGVRHPVVQTGMGWVAGPRLVSATAEAGGLGILASATMTYNELEAAIKETRARTAQPFGVNLRADAHDANERVDLLIREQVKVASFALAPKPDMIAKLADAGTVVIPSVGAARHAEKVANWGAHAVIVQGGEGGGHTGGVATTLLLPSVLDAVDIPVVAAGGFFDGRGLAAALAYGAAGIAMGTRFLLTRESTVPDAVKQAYLRKDLAGTVVTTRVDGLPHRVLRTDLVDRLERSGRVGSLARALTNAARFRSHTGLSWRTMIREGLALKHGKDLTWSQVVMAANTPMLLRAGLVEGRTGAGVLASGQVVGMLDDLPTCDELVSGVVADAEGIIERLTRVVR; the protein is encoded by the coding sequence ATGAGGACCGCGCTGACCGACCTGGTCGGCGTGCGCCACCCGGTCGTGCAGACCGGGATGGGCTGGGTCGCCGGGCCGAGGCTGGTGTCCGCCACGGCTGAAGCGGGCGGGCTCGGCATCCTCGCGTCCGCCACCATGACGTACAACGAGCTCGAAGCCGCCATCAAGGAAACCCGCGCCCGCACCGCACAGCCGTTCGGCGTCAACCTGCGCGCCGACGCACACGACGCGAACGAACGCGTGGATCTGCTGATCCGCGAACAGGTCAAGGTCGCCTCCTTCGCACTGGCCCCGAAACCGGACATGATCGCCAAGCTCGCCGACGCCGGCACGGTCGTCATCCCGTCGGTCGGGGCGGCCCGGCACGCCGAGAAGGTCGCGAACTGGGGCGCCCACGCCGTCATCGTGCAGGGCGGCGAGGGCGGCGGGCACACCGGCGGGGTCGCCACGACGTTGCTGCTGCCGAGCGTGCTGGACGCCGTCGACATCCCGGTCGTCGCGGCGGGCGGCTTCTTCGACGGCCGCGGGCTCGCCGCCGCGCTGGCCTACGGTGCGGCGGGCATCGCGATGGGCACCCGGTTCCTGCTCACCCGGGAGAGCACGGTCCCGGACGCCGTCAAACAGGCCTACCTGCGCAAAGACCTCGCCGGCACGGTCGTGACGACGAGGGTCGACGGCCTCCCCCACCGCGTCCTGCGCACCGACCTCGTCGACCGCCTCGAACGCTCCGGCCGGGTCGGCAGCCTTGCCCGAGCGCTGACGAACGCGGCCCGGTTCCGCTCCCACACCGGCCTCTCCTGGCGCACGATGATCCGCGAAGGCCTCGCGCTGAAGCACGGCAAGGACCTGACCTGGTCGCAGGTGGTCATGGCCGCGAACACGCCGATGCTGCTGCGCGCCGGTCTGGTCGAGGGCCGGACCGGCGCCGGTGTGCTCGCCTCCGGTCAGGTCGTCGGGATGCTCGACGACCTGCCGACCTGCGACGAGCTGGTCTCCGGCGTCGTCGCCGACGCCGAGGGGATCATCGAGCGCCTCACCCGAGTCGTTCGATGA
- a CDS encoding enoyl-CoA hydratase: MTVSYERRGPVAVVTMNRPEYRNAQNSAMTYALDSAFSQAVDDAEVSVIVLAGAGDHFSAGHDIGSPGRDVDQSFDRRAVMWWDHVGRSGGDLRYAREMEVYLGMCRRWREIPKPMIAMVQGACVAGGLMLAWVCDLVVAAEDAFFADPVVRMGIPGVEYFAHPWVLGPRAAKEVLFTGDRFSAARAYEWGMVSRVVPRAELEDATFQLAGRISAMPQFGLALAKRAVNQSEDLMGMRAGMDSVFGLHHFAHAHNAETGADSLAGMDARSMKKASG, translated from the coding sequence GTGACTGTCTCGTACGAGCGGCGCGGACCGGTCGCCGTCGTGACCATGAACCGGCCGGAGTACCGCAACGCGCAGAACTCGGCGATGACCTACGCACTGGACTCCGCCTTCTCGCAGGCCGTCGACGACGCCGAGGTGTCGGTCATCGTGCTGGCCGGCGCCGGTGACCACTTCTCCGCCGGCCACGACATCGGCTCACCGGGCCGGGACGTGGACCAGTCGTTCGACCGGCGCGCGGTGATGTGGTGGGACCACGTGGGCCGTTCCGGCGGTGACCTCCGGTATGCCCGGGAGATGGAGGTCTACCTGGGCATGTGCCGGCGGTGGCGGGAGATCCCGAAGCCGATGATCGCGATGGTGCAAGGCGCGTGCGTGGCGGGCGGGCTGATGCTCGCCTGGGTGTGCGACCTGGTCGTGGCCGCCGAGGACGCGTTCTTCGCGGACCCGGTGGTGCGGATGGGGATTCCGGGCGTCGAGTACTTCGCGCACCCGTGGGTGCTGGGACCGCGGGCGGCGAAGGAGGTGCTGTTCACCGGTGACCGCTTCTCGGCAGCCCGCGCCTACGAGTGGGGCATGGTGTCGCGGGTGGTGCCGCGAGCAGAGCTGGAAGACGCGACGTTCCAGTTGGCTGGGCGGATCTCGGCGATGCCGCAGTTCGGGCTGGCGCTGGCGAAGCGGGCGGTGAACCAGTCCGAGGACCTGATGGGCATGCGCGCCGGGATGGACTCGGTGTTCGGGCTGCACCACTTCGCGCACGCGCACAACGCCGAGACCGGCGCGGACTCGCTGGCGGGGATGGACGCGCGGTCGATGAAGAAGGCGTCCGGCTGA
- a CDS encoding acetyl-CoA C-acetyltransferase: protein MAEAYIIEAVRTPAGRRGGVLSHVHPADLGAHVITALLNRVDVDPTDVDDVIFGCVDTVGPQAGDIARTAWLAAGFPEQVPGVTVDRQCGSSQQAVHFAAQAVMSGTADFVVAGGVQNMSQVPIGSAMTVSPHAGCEGWEHRYGDEEVNQFRSADLIAVRWDLSRREMEKFALQSHLRALTAIKEGRFDREVAPVDGVVHDECPRPDTSVEKMAALKPLRPDGRTTAALSSQISDGASAVLVASERAVRERRLTPRARVHHLSARGSDPIYMLTAPIRATRYALERAGMSISDIDLFEVNEAFASVPLAWAKELGVDLGKVNVNGGALALGHPIGATGTKLFTTLLHELERTGGRFGLQTMCEGGGQANVTIIERLG from the coding sequence GTGGCCGAGGCGTACATCATCGAGGCTGTGCGGACCCCGGCGGGACGGCGCGGCGGCGTGCTGAGCCACGTGCACCCGGCCGATCTCGGCGCGCACGTGATCACCGCGCTGCTCAACCGGGTTGACGTCGACCCGACCGACGTGGACGACGTGATCTTCGGCTGCGTGGACACCGTCGGGCCGCAGGCGGGGGACATCGCCCGCACGGCGTGGCTCGCGGCCGGGTTCCCCGAGCAGGTGCCGGGGGTGACGGTCGACCGGCAGTGCGGGTCGAGCCAGCAGGCGGTGCACTTCGCGGCGCAGGCGGTGATGAGCGGGACGGCCGACTTCGTCGTCGCGGGCGGCGTGCAGAACATGTCGCAGGTGCCGATCGGGTCGGCCATGACGGTGAGCCCGCACGCCGGCTGCGAGGGCTGGGAGCACCGCTACGGCGACGAGGAGGTCAACCAGTTCCGGTCGGCCGACCTGATCGCGGTGCGGTGGGACCTGTCGCGCCGCGAGATGGAGAAGTTCGCGCTGCAGAGCCACCTGCGGGCGTTGACGGCGATCAAGGAGGGCCGGTTCGACCGGGAGGTCGCGCCGGTCGACGGGGTGGTGCACGACGAGTGCCCGCGGCCGGACACCAGCGTGGAGAAGATGGCGGCGCTCAAGCCGTTGCGACCCGACGGGCGGACGACGGCGGCGTTGTCGAGCCAGATCTCCGACGGCGCCTCGGCGGTGCTGGTGGCGTCGGAACGGGCCGTGCGCGAACGCCGGTTGACGCCGCGCGCGCGGGTGCACCACCTGTCCGCACGAGGTTCCGACCCGATCTACATGCTGACCGCGCCGATCCGGGCGACCCGGTACGCGCTGGAACGCGCCGGGATGTCCATTTCGGACATCGACCTGTTCGAGGTGAACGAGGCGTTCGCGTCGGTGCCGCTGGCGTGGGCGAAGGAGCTGGGCGTCGACCTCGGGAAGGTCAACGTCAACGGGGGAGCGCTCGCACTCGGCCACCCGATCGGCGCGACCGGGACGAAGCTGTTCACGACGTTGCTGCACGAGCTGGAGCGCACGGGTGGGCGGTTTGGGTTGCAGACGATGTGCGAGGGCGGCGGTCAGGCGAACGTGACGATCATCGAACGACTCGGGTGA
- a CDS encoding FadD3 family acyl-CoA ligase → MAIDPSRQTVSAVLDDAAARHGDAEALVDGEVRLTFTELRSAVDVAARSLVTMGVRPGDRVALCAPNSGGWVVAALGTLCAGASLVPINTRFTAAETLDVLVRSKARAFVVEGSFLGRDRLAELEGSPLPEVVVRLPFEWPGAAVELPAVEPDQVCDIMFTSGTTGRSKGAMSAHRQSLGVARAWAACGSLSASDRYLVVNPFFHTFGYKAGVLACLLTGATIVPQPVFDVVETMRLVERERITVLPGAPTIFESLLDHPERSSFDLSSLRLAVTGAAVVPVVLVERMRSLFDTVLTAYGLTEAVVATMCRPADSPETVATTCGAPLAGFELRLGEQDEVLLRGPNVMLGYLDDPAATALAIDADGWLHTGDVGRIDSRGYLSITDRLKDMYICGGFNVYPAEVEQALARLPGVAESAVVGMPDARLGEVGKAFVVTSPGRQLTEPAVVEHCRSLLANYKVPRAVEFLPALPRNAGGKVLKNLLRKENA, encoded by the coding sequence ATGGCGATCGATCCAAGCAGGCAAACGGTTTCAGCCGTGCTCGACGACGCAGCGGCTCGCCACGGTGACGCGGAAGCGTTGGTGGACGGGGAAGTCCGGCTCACCTTCACCGAGCTTCGTTCGGCGGTTGACGTCGCAGCGCGCTCGCTCGTGACGATGGGTGTGCGGCCGGGCGACCGGGTGGCGTTGTGCGCGCCGAACAGCGGGGGCTGGGTGGTCGCGGCGCTGGGGACGTTGTGCGCGGGTGCCTCGCTGGTGCCGATCAACACCCGGTTCACCGCCGCCGAGACGCTGGACGTGCTGGTGCGCAGCAAGGCGCGTGCGTTCGTCGTCGAGGGGTCGTTCCTGGGGCGGGACCGGCTGGCCGAGCTGGAGGGGTCGCCGCTGCCCGAGGTGGTGGTGCGGCTGCCGTTCGAGTGGCCGGGTGCCGCGGTGGAGCTGCCCGCGGTCGAGCCGGACCAGGTCTGCGACATCATGTTCACCTCGGGGACGACCGGGCGCAGCAAGGGAGCGATGAGCGCGCACCGGCAGTCGCTCGGGGTGGCACGGGCGTGGGCGGCCTGCGGGTCGTTGTCGGCTTCGGACCGCTACCTGGTCGTCAACCCGTTCTTCCACACCTTTGGTTACAAGGCCGGGGTTCTCGCCTGCCTGCTGACGGGTGCGACGATCGTGCCGCAGCCGGTGTTCGACGTCGTGGAGACGATGCGGCTGGTCGAACGCGAGCGGATCACCGTGCTGCCGGGGGCGCCGACGATCTTCGAGTCGTTGCTCGACCACCCGGAACGCTCGTCGTTCGACCTGTCGTCGCTGCGGCTCGCGGTGACCGGGGCGGCGGTGGTGCCGGTGGTGCTGGTGGAGCGGATGCGATCGCTCTTCGACACGGTGCTGACGGCGTACGGGCTGACCGAGGCGGTGGTGGCGACGATGTGCCGGCCGGCGGACTCGCCGGAGACCGTGGCGACCACGTGCGGTGCGCCGCTGGCCGGGTTCGAGCTGCGCCTGGGCGAGCAGGACGAGGTGCTGCTGCGCGGCCCGAACGTGATGCTCGGCTACCTGGACGACCCGGCGGCGACGGCGTTGGCGATCGACGCCGACGGGTGGCTGCACACCGGGGACGTGGGGCGCATCGACTCGCGGGGCTACCTGTCGATCACCGACCGGCTGAAGGACATGTACATCTGCGGCGGCTTCAACGTGTACCCGGCCGAGGTCGAACAGGCCCTGGCGCGGCTGCCGGGAGTGGCCGAGTCGGCCGTCGTGGGCATGCCCGACGCGCGGCTCGGCGAGGTCGGGAAGGCTTTCGTCGTGACGTCGCCCGGCCGTCAGCTGACCGAGCCGGCGGTGGTCGAGCACTGCCGGTCGCTGCTCGCGAACTACAAGGTGCCGCGTGCGGTCGAGTTCCTGCCCGCACTCCCCCGCAACGCCGGCGGCAAGGTCCTGAAGAACCTATTGCGCAAGGAGAACGCGTGA
- a CDS encoding acyl-CoA dehydrogenase family protein, whose protein sequence is MEHFRREVREWLSANLVGEFAELRGLGGPGREHEAFEQRLRWDRHLAAHGWTALSWPGERTIDEQVVFHEEYARAQAPARVNVVGEGLLGPTLCAFGTPEQRKRFLPKIRAVEELWCQGYSEPGAGSDLASVSTRAELVNGRWVITGQKIWTSLAHVADWCFVLARTEPGSRRHHGLSYLLVPMGQPGIEVRPIRQLTGTSEFNEVFFDGAVTAEENVVGKPGEGWKIAMATLGFERGVAMLGHQVAFRRELDELIAQAPDDPILQDRLTRAWLDLHVMRSHTLRTLGAEPGPEASVTKLFWSGWHKRLGELAMDVLGPASMLDGNPHQATFLFSRAETIYGGSDEVQREIIAHRVLGLPR, encoded by the coding sequence ATGGAGCACTTCCGGCGCGAGGTGCGGGAATGGTTGTCCGCCAACCTCGTCGGCGAGTTCGCCGAACTGCGCGGCCTTGGTGGGCCCGGTCGTGAGCACGAGGCGTTCGAACAACGGTTGCGGTGGGACCGGCACCTGGCGGCCCACGGGTGGACGGCGCTCAGCTGGCCCGGCGAGCGCACGATCGACGAGCAGGTCGTGTTCCACGAGGAGTACGCGCGGGCGCAGGCTCCGGCACGGGTGAACGTCGTCGGCGAGGGCCTGCTGGGGCCGACGCTGTGCGCGTTCGGCACACCGGAGCAACGGAAGCGGTTCCTGCCCAAGATCCGCGCGGTCGAGGAGCTGTGGTGCCAGGGCTACTCCGAACCCGGCGCCGGCTCGGATCTGGCGTCGGTCAGCACCAGGGCCGAGCTCGTGAACGGCCGGTGGGTGATCACCGGGCAGAAGATCTGGACCTCGCTCGCGCACGTCGCCGACTGGTGTTTCGTGCTCGCGCGGACCGAACCGGGATCCCGGCGCCACCACGGCCTGTCGTACCTGCTCGTGCCGATGGGCCAGCCCGGGATCGAGGTCCGCCCGATCCGCCAGCTGACCGGCACGTCCGAGTTCAACGAGGTGTTCTTCGACGGCGCGGTGACCGCGGAGGAGAACGTCGTCGGCAAGCCCGGCGAGGGCTGGAAGATCGCGATGGCCACCCTCGGGTTCGAACGCGGTGTCGCGATGCTCGGCCACCAGGTCGCGTTCCGGCGGGAGCTCGACGAGCTGATCGCGCAGGCCCCCGACGACCCGATCCTGCAGGACCGGCTCACCAGGGCGTGGCTCGACCTGCACGTCATGCGCTCGCACACGCTCAGGACGCTCGGCGCCGAACCCGGTCCGGAGGCCTCGGTGACGAAGCTGTTCTGGTCCGGCTGGCACAAGAGACTCGGAGAGCTCGCGATGGACGTCCTCGGCCCCGCCTCGATGCTCGACGGCAACCCGCACCAGGCCACGTTCCTGTTCAGCCGCGCCGAGACGATCTACGGCGGCTCCGACGAGGTCCAGCGCGAGATCATCGCCCACCGCGTCCTGGGACTGCCCCGGTGA